The window ATTAAGctgcaaaataataaaaacactaaacatttGAAGGTGATTTctattatataagaaaaacagGGAATAATAATTAGTTTGCTGAATAATTGTTAGAGCATATATGTCACTAAACATTTATGGTAAGTGGATAACTCCTTTTGAATAGAACTCTACACGTACTTACGTATTCCTCAATCTCTGCAACTATATATACCTCGAAATGATACAAAACAACATATTCAAACAAACACTTCTCccagaaaaaaacattaaaaatctcTACCTTCTTTCTTTCCATCGTCATGATGTATTCACTTCTCAATGAAACAAGAAACTGTCAAGTGTGCAAGAAATCATTTCCAAATGGGAGAGCTTTAGGAGGCCACATGAGGTCCCACACTCGGAAAATTTCGGCATCAAACGCAGAATCAGCAACTGGCTCGACCGTCCCAACATTGAAGACACTCACCAAACTTGCAGCAAACATCAGACCTAATGAAACAGTTTTGATGAGATCTGTCCACACAAGTGAAGTTGGTCCGGAACCAGATCTAAAGAGAGGAGAAGGTGGACAACAAATAAAAGGCAAGAGAAAGTTCGTCGTGGATGTAGATGAGTGTCCGAGTTCTTTAACAGCTGTTGAAGAATGTGCTTTGTGTCTTGTAGCCATGTCTAAGGGACAGAGACCAGAAAATTCTCAGAATTGGAATGCTATTGACCGCTTGCTAGCAACTCcaaatgaaaaagaagaatataCTCGAAAGTCTATCGATATAGattctgatgatgatgacagAGAAGACAAAGATAAATATGTTGCTTCAAATGTGAGAGTCTTAACAGAAGACATCGATGAGAATGAAGATGAGGATGACGAGGATGAAACATATTTAGTTGAGAAGGAGAATCAGTGTAAGAAAAAATTTACGTGTGATATATGTGGAAAAGTTTTGCATTCGTATCAGGCATTAGGTGGTCATCGAACGAGTCACAGGACCAAACGGTTGAAGATTTGTGACAAGAATGGTCAAGCCATGGTTCGACATTACAAATGTGAAATATGTGGCAGAGTGTTTGGATCCGGTCAAGCACTTGGTGGTCACAAGAAGGTTCATTATGTGTTTCTATAACCAAGTAACTAGGTTCGTTATGTTTGGTTAGTGACTTCAGCCGAGTAGCATAGAATAAAGGGTGGAATTTGGGTGATTAATAGATTTGGATGAAAGATAATCAAAATGTGTtctctatttttatgttgttgTCCCTTTTAGTTTATTAACAAAACTCTGGTTTAAGTTTAagttttcttttctgttttctCAGTTATTGTAGCCCTTTGgtttatttatcatatattaacaAAAGTTTGGTTCAAAGTTATGTTTTCTTCCTTCATATAATCTCTTATTCAGAATgtgtatatgtttttaaaaaatttgaactgCAAGATTTCGAAATATCAAATTAGGATCCTAGATGTAGTGATACAATATGATGCAGAGAAATCGACCTAATTAGAGACTATTCATAATATTGTGTTAGTCAAAAGACAAAATCAAACATTCatagtaaaaaaatatgttcTACTTtctaaaagagagaaaaaatattCGTGtaagtttacaaaataaataaaaattaagtttttgttTGACTAACTGAAATCAAAGatattatattcaaatatatccATTGGTTTTTTTCTTGGGTCAAAATAtatcaattgattcaaaaatagaaatactatgATATATGGAAACAGTGTAATCAAAATAAATAGTGGTACTACTAAGAATAGGAATAGCATGTTATAtggaattaaaattaaatagagTCATCATTTTattgtctttcttactaattcATAATTTGAT of the Brassica rapa cultivar Chiifu-401-42 chromosome A03, CAAS_Brap_v3.01, whole genome shotgun sequence genome contains:
- the LOC103861117 gene encoding zinc finger protein ZAT1, producing the protein MYSLLNETRNCQVCKKSFPNGRALGGHMRSHTRKISASNAESATGSTVPTLKTLTKLAANIRPNETVLMRSVHTSEVGPEPDLKRGEGGQQIKGKRKFVVDVDECPSSLTAVEECALCLVAMSKGQRPENSQNWNAIDRLLATPNEKEEYTRKSIDIDSDDDDREDKDKYVASNVRVLTEDIDENEDEDDEDETYLVEKENQCKKKFTCDICGKVLHSYQALGGHRTSHRTKRLKICDKNGQAMVRHYKCEICGRVFGSGQALGGHKKVHYVFL